ATACCTTTAACGCCGAATACCGCCCGAGACTTGGAAATTTTGGACGGCATTCTACAAAGTGTATTTCTGTTTTGGGAACTCTCCGCCTTATAGAAAAAGGCATCGAAAAAATCGAAAAAGGAGAAGGAGGTTGTTATATGTAGAAAAGCGCTAGTTAAACTTTAAGTTTTGTTTCAATGGCAATGAGTTTAGCCATTGCTAGGTCGCTTTATGAATATCATCATAACGCACTTAGATAAACTTGTCTAGATATTTTTCGGAAAAATCTACTTTTTTTCTGAATTTATTTTCAGATCTAACTCTCCTCCCCAATAAAACCCATTCTAGACAAGGGATTGCTGAAAAATAACTTTTGCCAAATTTTTATCTCTTACCATAGCTAATTTCTCTCTTACCAGAAATAAACCTGCTATGGCAAAAAATGACCATAAGCTTAATCACGGCTGAACTATTCATACTACTTGAAATAGGAAAGTCGGCATATCTCCCCCAACCCGATTTCTGGTTTTACCCAAATCAGAAAAAGTTATCTCCTTCCTGAACAAAACCGAGGTCGGCACATCAATAAGCCTACCCAAAATAAACACTTTTTGTAATTCAATGCTATCAATAAAAATGAATAGTTTGAATAGGAAGGAATAAGAAACTCAAGTTGGTGACAATTAAATTATTCTATATCCAGGGTGTAGGGTGTAGAAGTTAGGTGAAAGGGTTTGAAAGTTCCTGATTATTTCTTTAAAATCGTCATTTCTGGCATTTTTTATCTATTTTCAGAGAATTTAACCAATTTAAGACCTCAAAAATTAAATAAAAAAAATTTCACCAAATAAAAAACAACCACACCTTATCCAATTTCCGAATTTATTGTCACAAGAGCGAAAATAAGGAGATATGCCAACAGTTGTAAACATTACTAAACATTACTGTAGGTGTAATCATGAAATTTCCCCAAATCGATCAAAAACAAGCATTACGTCAATTAGAGTTACTCGGCTTTGAACCAACAGACAAAATTTACTTTCGTTTCTTCTATCCTGCATCTCATCCCAATAAAGCAGTTGACGGAGGGAGAAAACTTGACAAACTAAATTGGCGGCAAATTGAATCTCATCAGTCTTATGGACGTGGAGCTTATCTAGTAGTTAATGGCGGTGGACATAAAAACGTTCAGGTAAAATTTGGTCGCGCTCTCTTTTATGAACATGACAATCTAGATAAAGAAATACAAAAGGAACTGTGGCGCTCTCTTAATCTACCTGAACCTACACTCCAGATTGATACAGGTGGGAAATCGATTCATTCTTACTGGGTTTTCAATAAACCAATACCAATTTCTTCTTGGATTGAGTTACAGAAAGATTTACTAGAGTACTCTGATGCAGACCGAGCCATTAAAAATCCAGCACGGGTAATGAGATTAGCAGGAGCATGGCATATTAGTTTTGATACAGAAGGAAAACAAGTCTATCAACAATCGGTTATTGTCAGCGATTCAGGCAAAAAATATAGCCAGGAAGAGTTGAGAAGGGCTATACCTAAACAAGAAACACAACCTCAACTTACACTCTCAGCATCTACTCAACCTCAACCTAGTAATTCTGTTCCCGAAAAATTACCCCAACATCCCGAGCAAATAAAAATTCCCGTTCCCCAACCTATACCTTTAATCGAGTGCTGTCGTCAAGAAGTCCGAGACTGGATAAATACAGGAGTACCCCAAGGCTCAGGACGCAATAATATAGCCATCCAAGTTGGTTTAGAGTTAGTAGGAGTAGAAAGACACCTTCTTGAGAACGGACAAACTTACAGTGAATCGGGATCATCTCTGTTTGCTGAATATTGCCGACGCAGCGGTATGAGTCAAAAAGAAGAGGAAGAAAGATGGCAATGGTGTTTAGCTACAAATGCCACACCTAGTTGCACTCCTGATGGCATCGCTAATTGTATTAAAGGTTGGTACTGGAGAGAACATATCAAGCCTCAAAAAACGTTATCTCGGCCCTCTCCTAGTCAAAAAGATACAGGAGTCAAAAAAGCCAAAAAGACACCCCTAGAAGAAGTAATCAAACGCATTGATAAAATCTTAGACCAACACCTACCCGAATCCCACCAACACCTAGCATTACTGCAACTGTCAAAAGAACTAGACAACTATAATGCTGCCGAAGTAAGGGCGATCGCCTGTAAACGCATAGAAGAAAGACACAACGAGGATTATCTCGAAGAGAGAAAGCTTGAATTAGAACAACTCGAATCCTGGGAAGCAGAAGAATATCTACCCTTTGACGACCTTTTCTATGACAACCCTAAAGTAGCTCAAGCCTTTATGCAGCTTTGTAAGAGTAATCAAAAACTGCAACCCCAGTATTTTCTAGGCATACTAGCTATTATTTCCTCACTTTTGGGAACTAAAATTGAAGTCAAAGTACCTGTATTGGGACAATTTCGCTCCAATTTGAATATTGCCCTAGTAGGAGAATCAGGAGAAGGAAAGTCAATTGTCAGCAAAATCTTACTCAAATCCATCTATCAACTCCAAAACGAAGTTTTAGAGCAATATCAAAAGGAAAAAGAAAGTTACGAACAAGCTATCGAACATTGGGAGGCGCAACACCGTGACTATCGTGGACCAAAACCCCGCCCTGAAAGCTATATTACCACATCTCCTGCTCCACTAGTTATTAACGAGTATAGTCGTGAAGGTATCGTCAAAAATCATGCCGAAAATAAAAACGGTATCCTCATCCATCAAGAAGAATTAGTGTCGATTGGGCGCTCTCAGAACATGTATAGACAAGGCAAAGGAGACGATCGCCAATTTATTAATAACTTGTACGATGGTGGAACAATTTCCCGTGTACTTAAATCAGAAAGAACCGTAGTTCCCAAAACTTGCGTTTCTATTTTCGGTGGTATTCAGCCTGAAATCATTTTAAGAGAAATGGGAGACTTTTCCGACCCCGATGGACAGTGGTCAAGATATAACTTCCTCATAGGCAAAGAGAAGCAAGTCTTCACCGATTTTAACCAACAACAAATAGACATCTCTCCTATGCTCTATAATCTCTACAAAAGTGCTTTATTAGCTTCTCCTATCGAATGTCAAATTGATTCACGTGGACTAGAAATTTATAACAAATTCGTCAACGAACTAGAGGACATACGATGGAAAACCATACAACAAGGTTTAAGAGCAGTTTACTCCAAAGCAACAGGGGAAGTAGCTCGCATAGCCTTAAATCTTCATGCTATGAACTGTTTACTCAATCAACAACCTATTTCACCGATTATTCCTGCAGAAGCGATAGAAAAAGCCATCAAAATTAAAAAATACTTCCTGCGTCAAATGCTGCTCATTCGCACCTGGGGGAATGGAAAAAACAATTCTGAAAGCGGAATGCCTGTAGCTTACCGAGAAATTAAAAAGATTGCACGTCGTCTAGGCAAAAATGCCAAATATCTAACAACCAGAATTGTTCAACAAGCGCGCAGTGGAGTCTTGAAAGATTTTAAAGCCGAAAAATTGTCTCAACTGTTCCAAGATATGGCAAAGATGGGCATAGCCACCTTAGTAACAGTAAAACGCAGTGTAGCGCTAGTTATTGATGACCTCTTGTTAGGGGAATCATCTGATGGTAATAATCCTCCTCCAGATTCAGGAAAACCACCTAAACCTACTCCACCTCATCCCATATCACCACCTCAAGATAATGAAAACTCACCCTCCCATGAAAAAACCCCCTTGCACTCAACTTTCTCAACTTTGCTACCAAATGTTGGAAATGTTGGAGGGTTTGTAGGTGGATTTGTTGAAACGGTACAAACTAGTATTAATAATGGTTTTAACTATTTTTCTAGTTTTGTTGGAAATGTTGGAATAGGGTTTTTAAGTAATACTATTAATTATCTTGACCTTACAACAATCCCAACCTCAGCAAATGAACCTGAAACCCCCACTAATACTGAAGTCAACAAAAATTCAACAAATCCTCAACATTTCAACAAAACTAATGACTTAGATGAGGGTAATTCAGATGATGAGATAGAGATTCAACGATTAGAAGCTCTCGAACAAGAAGCAGAGATGGAGTCTGATATCTTTATTCCCACGGAAATTGATGAGGAGATAAAAACTTGTGTTCCTGAAGAGAAAAAATGCTCT
This window of the Gloeocapsa sp. DLM2.Bin57 genome carries:
- a CDS encoding DUF3987 domain-containing protein, whose protein sequence is MKFPQIDQKQALRQLELLGFEPTDKIYFRFFYPASHPNKAVDGGRKLDKLNWRQIESHQSYGRGAYLVVNGGGHKNVQVKFGRALFYEHDNLDKEIQKELWRSLNLPEPTLQIDTGGKSIHSYWVFNKPIPISSWIELQKDLLEYSDADRAIKNPARVMRLAGAWHISFDTEGKQVYQQSVIVSDSGKKYSQEELRRAIPKQETQPQLTLSASTQPQPSNSVPEKLPQHPEQIKIPVPQPIPLIECCRQEVRDWINTGVPQGSGRNNIAIQVGLELVGVERHLLENGQTYSESGSSLFAEYCRRSGMSQKEEEERWQWCLATNATPSCTPDGIANCIKGWYWREHIKPQKTLSRPSPSQKDTGVKKAKKTPLEEVIKRIDKILDQHLPESHQHLALLQLSKELDNYNAAEVRAIACKRIEERHNEDYLEERKLELEQLESWEAEEYLPFDDLFYDNPKVAQAFMQLCKSNQKLQPQYFLGILAIISSLLGTKIEVKVPVLGQFRSNLNIALVGESGEGKSIVSKILLKSIYQLQNEVLEQYQKEKESYEQAIEHWEAQHRDYRGPKPRPESYITTSPAPLVINEYSREGIVKNHAENKNGILIHQEELVSIGRSQNMYRQGKGDDRQFINNLYDGGTISRVLKSERTVVPKTCVSIFGGIQPEIILREMGDFSDPDGQWSRYNFLIGKEKQVFTDFNQQQIDISPMLYNLYKSALLASPIECQIDSRGLEIYNKFVNELEDIRWKTIQQGLRAVYSKATGEVARIALNLHAMNCLLNQQPISPIIPAEAIEKAIKIKKYFLRQMLLIRTWGNGKNNSESGMPVAYREIKKIARRLGKNAKYLTTRIVQQARSGVLKDFKAEKLSQLFQDMAKMGIATLVTVKRSVALVIDDLLLGESSDGNNPPPDSGKPPKPTPPHPISPPQDNENSPSHEKTPLHSTFSTLLPNVGNVGGFVGGFVETVQTSINNGFNYFSSFVGNVGIGFLSNTINYLDLTTIPTSANEPETPTNTEVNKNSTNPQHFNKTNDLDEGNSDDEIEIQRLEALEQEAEMESDIFIPTEIDEEIKTCVPEEKKCSVKFKIGAKTYQGLGYFAIDGDFYIDLVNNLSLKVPYKYIDLVEFLESKKVQANSDTVRKNDGEDFNFSFAY